A stretch of Sphingorhabdus sp. YGSMI21 DNA encodes these proteins:
- a CDS encoding host attachment family protein, with amino-acid sequence MGNLNFPEETFVVVATGREAKTFYVRSGSLEHDGDWTPGDLADQGPSGKSPPEQSARESMEATFSKIIAEQLYDLAHKGAYERLILVADPDTLGEIRPLLHQEVSDKIVLEQAKTLINSPVADIEKSLAQ; translated from the coding sequence ATGGGTAACCTGAATTTTCCGGAAGAAACATTTGTTGTCGTCGCCACGGGCAGGGAGGCCAAGACCTTCTATGTGCGCAGCGGATCGCTGGAGCATGACGGCGACTGGACACCCGGAGATCTGGCCGATCAGGGCCCCTCCGGCAAATCCCCGCCCGAACAGTCGGCGCGGGAAAGCATGGAGGCGACCTTCTCCAAGATCATCGCCGAGCAGCTTTATGACCTGGCCCACAAGGGCGCCTACGAGCGGCTGATCCTGGTCGCCGATCCCGACACGCTGGGCGAAATCCGCCCGCTGCTGCATCAGGAAGTGAGCGACAAGATCGTGCTGGAACAGGCCAAGACGCTGATCAACAGCCCGGTCGCCGATATCGAGAAATCGCTCGCGCAATAA
- the rpsJ gene encoding 30S ribosomal protein S10 — METQNIRIRLKAFDHRVLDQATGDIADTARRTGALIRGPIPLPTHIEKFTVNRGPHVDKKSREQFEVRTYKRLLDIVQPTPQTVDALMKLDLAAGVNVEIKLA, encoded by the coding sequence ATGGAAACGCAAAATATTCGCATTCGCTTGAAGGCATTCGATCATCGGGTTCTCGATCAAGCGACCGGCGATATCGCTGACACCGCACGCCGCACTGGCGCGCTGATCCGTGGACCGATACCTTTGCCAACGCACATTGAAAAATTCACCGTTAACCGCGGACCGCACGTAGACAAAAAGTCTCGTGAGCAGTTCGAGGTGCGGACCTATAAAAGGCTGCTCGATATCGTGCAGCCCACGCCGCAGACTGTCGACGCTTTGATGAAGCTCGACCTCGCTGCTGGTGTAAATGTCGAGATCAAGCTGGCCTGA
- the rplB gene encoding 50S ribosomal protein L2, translated as MALKSYKPTSPARRGLILVDKSGLWKGKPVKKLVEGKNKTGGRNNKGHVTSRGIAGGHKQKYRLVDFKRRKWDMAATVERLEYDPNRTAFIALIKYEDGELAYILAPQRLDVGDSVIAGKKTDVKPGNAMLLSQMPVGTIVHNVEMKPGKGGQIARSAGAYVQIVGRDRGMVIVRLKSGEQRYLRSDCMATVGAVSNPDNSNQNFGKAGRTRWKGRRPLTRGVAKNPVDHPHGGGEGRTSGGRHPVTPWGKPTKGARTRSNKSTDKMIIRSRHAKKKR; from the coding sequence ATGGCATTAAAATCCTATAAACCGACAAGCCCCGCCCGGCGTGGTCTTATCCTGGTCGACAAGAGCGGCCTGTGGAAAGGCAAGCCCGTCAAGAAGCTTGTCGAAGGCAAGAACAAGACGGGTGGCCGGAACAACAAGGGTCATGTCACTTCGCGTGGCATCGCCGGCGGTCACAAGCAGAAATATCGTCTCGTCGATTTCAAGCGGCGCAAGTGGGATATGGCTGCTACGGTTGAACGGCTCGAATATGATCCGAACCGCACCGCCTTTATCGCGCTGATCAAATATGAAGACGGCGAGCTGGCTTACATTCTTGCGCCACAGCGTCTCGACGTTGGCGACAGCGTCATTGCCGGCAAGAAGACCGACGTGAAGCCCGGCAACGCCATGTTGCTGTCGCAGATGCCGGTTGGCACGATCGTCCACAATGTCGAAATGAAGCCAGGCAAGGGCGGCCAGATCGCCCGTTCGGCCGGTGCTTATGTCCAGATCGTCGGTCGTGACCGCGGCATGGTCATTGTTCGCCTGAAAAGCGGTGAGCAGCGCTATCTTCGTTCCGATTGCATGGCGACCGTTGGCGCGGTTTCCAACCCGGACAATTCGAACCAGAATTTCGGCAAGGCAGGCCGCACCCGCTGGAAGGGACGTCGTCCTCTTACCCGCGGTGTTGCGAAGAACCCAGTCGATCACCCGCATGGTGGTGGTGAAGGCCGGACTTCCGGTGGTCGTCATCCGGTTACCCCATGGGGCAAGCCGACCAAGGGTGCTCGTACCCGTAGCAACAAATCGACTGACAAGATGATCATCCGGTCGCGTCACGCGAAGAAGAAGAGGTAA
- the rplV gene encoding 50S ribosomal protein L22 translates to MGKASSPRRVGDNEALAVGNSIRGSAQKLNLVAQLIRGKKAEDALNILSFSKKSMAKDVSKVLASAIANAENNHNLDVDALIVHEASVGKSITMKRWKARARGRSAKIIKPFSRVRIVVREHEEEEA, encoded by the coding sequence ATGGGTAAGGCATCATCACCCCGCCGTGTTGGCGACAATGAAGCTTTGGCTGTAGGCAATTCCATCCGTGGTTCTGCCCAGAAGCTCAACTTGGTTGCACAGCTGATCCGTGGCAAGAAAGCGGAAGACGCTCTGAACATCCTGTCCTTCTCGAAGAAGTCGATGGCCAAGGATGTCAGCAAGGTTCTCGCTTCAGCTATCGCCAATGCCGAGAATAATCACAATCTGGATGTTGACGCATTGATCGTTCACGAAGCGAGCGTCGGCAAGTCAATCACGATGAAGCGCTGGAAGGCGCGTGCGCGTGGTCGTTCAGCCAAGATTATCAAGCCATTTAGCCGCGTCCGCATCGTCGTGCGCGAGCATGAAGAGGAAGAGGCGTAA
- the rpsL gene encoding 30S ribosomal protein S12, producing MPTINQLVRKGRVPQKTKSKVPAMEANPQKRGVCTRVYTTTPKKPNSALRKVAKVRLTNQREVISYIPGEGHNLQEHSVVLIRGGRVRDLPGVRYHVLRGVLDTQGVKDRKQSRSKYGAKRPK from the coding sequence ATGCCAACGATTAACCAGCTCGTCCGTAAAGGGCGGGTGCCCCAGAAGACGAAGTCCAAGGTGCCGGCCATGGAAGCCAACCCACAGAAACGTGGCGTTTGCACCCGTGTCTACACAACGACTCCAAAGAAACCAAACTCCGCTCTGCGTAAGGTTGCCAAGGTTCGCCTGACCAACCAGCGCGAGGTCATCAGCTATATTCCCGGTGAAGGTCATAACCTTCAGGAACATAGTGTTGTCCTGATCCGCGGCGGTCGTGTTCGCGACCTTCCCGGTGTGCGTTATCACGTCCTGCGCGGCGTTCTCGATACCCAGGGTGTCAAGGACCGCAAGCAGAGCCGTTCGAAATATGGCGCCAAGCGTCCTAAATAG
- the rplD gene encoding 50S ribosomal protein L4, whose product MKLKVITLDAKAKGDIELNDDVFGIEARADILHRVVNWQREKARGTARPTRERSDVARTGKKFGNQKGGGTARHGDRRAPIFIGGGKAHGARKRDFNPSLNKKVRALGLKMALSDKLKNDNLIVLENIELKEAKTQALLANIAKLGFGKSALIMDGDSVNDAFSKASNNIPRVNVMPAAGANVYDILNHETLVLTRAAVEKLEARFNG is encoded by the coding sequence ATGAAATTGAAAGTGATAACCCTCGACGCGAAAGCCAAGGGCGACATCGAATTGAACGATGACGTGTTCGGCATCGAAGCGCGCGCAGATATTCTTCACCGCGTCGTCAACTGGCAGCGCGAAAAGGCACGCGGAACGGCTCGTCCGACCCGCGAGCGTTCGGACGTTGCCCGTACCGGCAAGAAGTTCGGCAATCAGAAGGGCGGCGGTACAGCTCGTCATGGCGATCGTCGTGCTCCTATCTTCATCGGCGGTGGTAAGGCCCACGGTGCCCGCAAGCGTGATTTCAACCCGTCGCTGAACAAGAAGGTTCGTGCTCTGGGTCTGAAAATGGCGCTCAGCGACAAGCTGAAGAACGACAATTTGATCGTGCTTGAAAATATTGAACTGAAGGAAGCCAAGACACAGGCGCTTCTGGCCAATATCGCAAAGCTCGGTTTCGGCAAATCGGCCCTGATCATGGACGGTGACTCTGTTAACGACGCTTTCTCGAAGGCTTCGAACAACATTCCCCGTGTCAATGTGATGCCAGCTGCCGGTGCCAATGTTTATGACATTCTGAACCATGAAACCCTGGTGCTGACGCGCGCAGCGGTAGAAAAGCTGGAGGCGCGCTTCAATGGCTAA
- the tuf gene encoding elongation factor Tu, with amino-acid sequence MAKEKFERNKPHCNIGTIGHVDHGKTTLTAAITKVLAETTGGAAVDFANIDKAPEERERGITISTAHVEYETEARHYAHVDCPGHADYVKNMITGAAQMDGAILVVNAADGPMPQTREHILLARQVGVPALVVFMNKVDQVDDEELLELVEMEIRELLSSYDFDGDNIPIVSGSALAALEGRDDEIGKNKILELMKAVDEAIPQPERPVDQAFLMPIEDVFSISGRGTVVTGRVETGVVNVGDECEIVGIKDTTKTTVTGVEMFRKLLDSGQAGDNIGALIRGVDRDSVERGQVLCKPGSITPHTEFSAEVYVLSKDEGGRHTPFFANYRPQFYFRTTDVTGEVILPEGTEMVMPGDNVTIGVKLIAPIAMDPGLRFAIREGGRTVGSGVVSNVTK; translated from the coding sequence ATGGCTAAAGAGAAGTTTGAGCGCAATAAGCCGCACTGCAACATCGGCACCATCGGTCACGTTGACCATGGTAAAACGACGTTGACTGCGGCGATCACCAAGGTTCTTGCTGAAACCACCGGCGGTGCAGCAGTGGACTTCGCAAATATCGACAAGGCTCCTGAAGAGCGCGAGCGCGGCATCACCATTTCGACCGCACATGTCGAATATGAAACCGAAGCACGCCACTATGCGCACGTCGATTGCCCGGGCCACGCTGACTATGTGAAGAACATGATCACCGGTGCGGCGCAGATGGATGGCGCCATTCTCGTGGTTAACGCTGCCGACGGCCCGATGCCACAGACCCGTGAGCACATCCTGCTCGCTCGTCAGGTTGGCGTTCCTGCGCTTGTTGTTTTCATGAACAAGGTTGACCAGGTCGACGACGAAGAGCTGCTCGAACTGGTTGAAATGGAAATCCGCGAGCTTCTGTCTTCCTACGACTTCGACGGCGACAATATTCCAATCGTATCCGGTTCTGCCCTGGCTGCGCTGGAAGGCCGCGACGACGAAATCGGCAAGAACAAGATTCTTGAGCTGATGAAAGCTGTCGACGAAGCCATTCCTCAGCCAGAGCGTCCAGTCGACCAGGCATTCCTGATGCCGATCGAAGACGTGTTCTCGATCTCCGGTCGTGGTACGGTTGTTACCGGCCGTGTTGAAACGGGCGTTGTGAATGTTGGTGACGAATGCGAAATCGTCGGTATCAAGGATACCACGAAGACCACCGTTACCGGCGTTGAAATGTTCCGCAAGCTGCTCGACTCCGGTCAGGCTGGCGACAACATCGGTGCCCTGATCCGTGGCGTTGACCGTGATTCGGTTGAGCGCGGCCAGGTTCTCTGTAAGCCAGGTTCGATCACCCCGCACACCGAATTCTCGGCTGAAGTTTACGTGCTGTCGAAAGACGAAGGTGGCCGTCATACGCCTTTCTTCGCCAACTATCGTCCGCAGTTCTACTTCCGCACGACCGACGTGACCGGCGAAGTGATCCTTCCTGAAGGCACCGAAATGGTCATGCCTGGTGATAACGTCACCATCGGCGTGAAACTGATTGCTCCGATCGCTATGGATCCGGGTCTCCGCTTCGCTATTCGCGAAGGTGGACGTACCGTTGGATCAGGGGTTGTCAGCAACGTAACAAAGTAA
- the rpsS gene encoding 30S ribosomal protein S19: MARSIKKGPFVDLHLLKKAQTAQENNARAPIKTWSRRSTVLPDFVGLTFSVYNGQKFIPVSVNEDMVGHKLGEFAPTRNFYGHGADKKGKK; encoded by the coding sequence ATGGCTCGTTCCATCAAAAAAGGTCCATTTGTTGACCTCCACCTGCTGAAAAAAGCGCAGACTGCGCAGGAAAACAATGCACGTGCGCCGATCAAGACCTGGTCGCGTCGTTCTACCGTTTTGCCTGATTTCGTCGGCCTGACCTTCAGCGTTTACAACGGTCAGAAATTCATTCCGGTTTCCGTGAATGAAGACATGGTCGGTCACAAGCTTGGCGAGTTCGCACCAACGCGTAACTTCTATGGCCATGGCGCTGACAAAAAAGGCAAGAAATAA
- the rplP gene encoding 50S ribosomal protein L16 → MLQPKKHKFRKAFKGRIKGKAPGGSTLNFGSYGLKAMEPDRITARQIEAARRAITRHIKRQGRLWIRIFPDVPVSKKPAEVRQGKGKGSVEYWAARVKPGRILFELDGVPGPIAAIAFERAAMKLPIKTKVVARLGDTSHLEG, encoded by the coding sequence ATGCTGCAACCCAAGAAACATAAATTCCGCAAGGCTTTCAAAGGCCGGATTAAAGGCAAAGCGCCAGGTGGCTCTACCCTGAATTTCGGTAGCTATGGCCTGAAAGCCATGGAACCTGACCGGATTACCGCGCGTCAGATCGAGGCGGCTCGCCGTGCGATCACGCGTCACATCAAGCGTCAGGGCCGGTTGTGGATCCGGATTTTCCCGGATGTGCCAGTATCCAAGAAGCCTGCCGAAGTTCGTCAGGGTAAGGGTAAGGGCTCGGTAGAATATTGGGCTGCGCGGGTAAAACCGGGCCGGATTCTGTTCGAACTGGACGGTGTTCCCGGACCGATTGCAGCGATCGCTTTCGAGCGGGCAGCGATGAAGCTCCCGATCAAGACAAAGGTTGTGGCCCGCCTCGGCGATACGTCACATCTGGAAGGTTAA
- a CDS encoding 50S ribosomal protein L23: MAKKEAVDIRHYDVIVGPHITEKSTLLSEHNAVVFKVANTATKPQIKAAIEALFDVKVKNVNTLVQKGKTKKWKGRPYTRNDIKKAVVTLAEGQTIDITTGV; the protein is encoded by the coding sequence ATGGCTAAAAAAGAAGCTGTCGATATTCGTCATTATGACGTAATTGTCGGCCCGCACATCACCGAGAAATCGACCTTGCTCAGCGAACATAATGCTGTGGTATTCAAGGTTGCGAACACCGCGACCAAGCCGCAGATCAAGGCGGCCATCGAGGCGTTGTTTGATGTCAAAGTCAAAAACGTCAACACGTTGGTGCAAAAGGGCAAGACCAAGAAGTGGAAGGGTCGTCCCTACACTCGCAATGACATCAAGAAGGCTGTTGTCACGTTGGCCGAAGGCCAGACCATTGACATCACCACGGGAGTTTAA
- a CDS encoding IS5 family transposase (programmed frameshift), translating to MSDLFMLSKAQMRRIEPYFPLSHGVPRVDDRRVLSGIVFVIRNGLRWRDAPAAYGPHKTIYNRFIRWSRMGVFNKIFSALAATSDADDVLMIDATHLKAHRTAASLLKKGLFSRYIGRTKGGLNSKLHAVCDGSGRPLVLCLSEGQMSDHIGAKLTYSALPDHALCMIGDKGYDSDEYRAALQAKGITPCIPPRKGRILPADFDKTLYRQRHKIENMFGRIKDWRRIHTRYDRCAHTFMSAIAIAATVIFWLS from the exons ATGAGTGATCTGTTTATGTTGAGCAAGGCGCAGATGCGCCGGATAGAGCCATATTTCCCGTTATCGCACGGAGTTCCGAGAGTTGATGACCGGCGTGTATTGAGTGGCATTGTCTTCGTGATCCGTAATGGGTTGCGTTGGCGCGATGCCCCTGCAGCCTATGGCCCTCATAAGACGATCTATAATCGCTTTATCCGCTGGAGCCGTATGGGTGTGTTCAACAAGATATTCTCTGCTCTGGCAGCTACCAGCGATGCCGATGACGTGCTGATGATTGATGCCACGCACTTGAAAGCGCATCGCACCGCTGCCAGCCTTTTAAAAAAGGGTCTGT TTTCCAGATATATCGGAAGAACGAAGGGCGGCTTAAACTCCAAGCTCCATGCCGTGTGTGACGGGTCAGGCAGGCCGTTGGTCCTGTGTTTAAGCGAAGGGCAGATGAGCGATCATATCGGTGCAAAGCTCACATATTCCGCGCTACCCGATCATGCCCTCTGCATGATCGGGGACAAAGGCTATGACAGCGACGAGTATCGCGCCGCCCTGCAGGCCAAAGGCATCACGCCGTGCATCCCGCCGCGAAAGGGACGGATATTACCCGCTGACTTCGACAAAACCCTCTACCGGCAACGTCACAAAATCGAGAATATGTTCGGACGCATCAAGGACTGGAGGCGTATCCACACCCGCTATGACCGATGCGCACATACCTTCATGTCCGCCATCGCAATCGCAGCTACCGTCATCTTCTGGCTCAGTTAA
- the rpmC gene encoding 50S ribosomal protein L29 — protein MSMKTEDLRTKTDDQLETELGELKREAFNLRFQAATNQLEKPSRTREVRRTIARIKTLQAERASAAPAEAKA, from the coding sequence ATGAGCATGAAAACTGAAGATTTGCGGACCAAAACCGACGATCAGCTCGAGACCGAACTGGGCGAACTGAAGCGCGAGGCATTTAACCTGCGCTTCCAGGCTGCGACCAATCAGCTCGAAAAACCAAGCCGGACGCGGGAAGTGCGTCGCACGATCGCCCGGATCAAAACATTGCAGGCCGAGCGTGCAAGCGCC
- the rplC gene encoding 50S ribosomal protein L3, translated as MRTGVIAKKMGMTRLFQEDGRHVPVTVLSLEECQVVGARNQERDGYFAVQLGAGARKAKNVNKPQREAFAKAEVEPKARVAEFRVDSEDALLPIGATVTADHFIAGQMVDIQGVTQGKGFAGAMKRWGFGGMRATHGVSISHRAHGSTGQNQDPGKVFKGKKMAGHMGARNRTQQNLEIVRTDAARGLIFVRGSVPGSKGGWLLVKDAVKVALPEGVPFPGAMRRNADETATEDAPAGMIEADAAIEAPVGPTDAEVAAAADAPAEKPADEKSDAADDAGKEG; from the coding sequence GTGCGTACAGGCGTGATCGCGAAGAAAATGGGGATGACCCGCTTGTTTCAGGAAGACGGACGGCATGTGCCGGTTACCGTTCTTTCCCTGGAAGAATGTCAGGTTGTTGGAGCCCGCAATCAGGAACGTGATGGCTATTTTGCCGTTCAGCTTGGTGCAGGTGCCCGTAAAGCGAAAAATGTTAACAAGCCGCAGCGTGAAGCTTTTGCCAAGGCAGAAGTTGAGCCAAAAGCACGGGTTGCCGAATTCCGGGTCGACAGCGAAGATGCTTTGCTCCCCATCGGTGCTACCGTAACTGCTGACCATTTCATTGCCGGCCAGATGGTCGATATCCAGGGCGTTACCCAGGGTAAGGGCTTTGCCGGTGCGATGAAGCGCTGGGGTTTCGGCGGTATGCGCGCAACCCACGGTGTTTCCATCTCTCACCGTGCCCACGGTTCTACTGGTCAAAACCAGGATCCGGGCAAGGTGTTCAAGGGCAAGAAGATGGCCGGTCACATGGGCGCGCGCAATCGCACCCAGCAAAATCTGGAAATCGTCCGTACAGACGCCGCTCGCGGCCTGATCTTCGTACGCGGCAGCGTTCCCGGTTCCAAGGGTGGCTGGCTTCTGGTTAAGGACGCCGTCAAGGTTGCTCTTCCCGAAGGCGTTCCATTCCCCGGTGCCATGCGCCGCAACGCGGATGAAACGGCGACCGAAGATGCGCCGGCAGGCATGATCGAAGCGGATGCAGCGATCGAAGCGCCAGTCGGTCCAACCGATGCAGAAGTAGCGGCAGCAGCCGACGCTCCCGCAGAAAAGCCGGCTGACGAGAAATCTGATGCTGCAGATGACGCAGGGAAGGAGGGCTAA
- the fusA gene encoding elongation factor G: MARSHPLERYRNIGIMAHIDAGKTTTTERILYYTGKSYKIGEVHDGAATMDWMEQEQERGITITSAATTCFWNAEDRKGPEHRINIIDTPGHVDFTIEVERSLRVLDGAVACFDGVAGVEPQSETVWRQADKYKVPRMCFINKLDRTGANFKFCVDSIVERLGATPAVLYLPIGMEADLVGLVDLVNQRSITWKNEDLGAEYTYGEIPADMVDEAADYREKLIELAVEQDDDVMEQYLEGNEPDVATLKALIRKGTLNQSFVPVLCGSAFKNKGVQPLLDAVVDYMPSPLDVPAIKGVKLDGETEDTRPSSDDEPFSALAFKVMNDPFVGTLTFCRIYSGKLEKGTLLNSVKDKKEKVGRILEMHSNDRKDIEEAFAGDIVALAGMKTTTTGDTLCDPANPIILERMEFPEPVIELSVEPKTKADQEKMGVALNRLAAEDPSFRVTTDHESGQTIIKGMGELHLDILVDRMRREFKVEANVGAPQVAYRESLGKAVDIDYTHKKQSGGSGQFARIKFEVTPGERGSGITFEDEIKGGNIPKEYIPSVEKGMRETAETGSLIGFPIIDFNIRVYDGAYHDVDSSALAFEIAARAAMREAAQKSGIKLLEPIMKVEVITPEEYLGDVIGDLNSRRGQIQGTDTRGIAQAVDAMVPLANMFGYVNELRSFSQGRAQYSMQFSHYEEVPNNVAEEIKEKMA, translated from the coding sequence ATGGCACGCAGCCATCCGCTCGAACGATATCGCAATATCGGCATTATGGCCCATATTGACGCTGGTAAAACAACGACCACCGAACGTATTTTGTATTATACGGGCAAGTCCTACAAGATCGGCGAAGTGCATGATGGCGCGGCGACGATGGACTGGATGGAGCAAGAGCAGGAACGTGGTATTACCATCACTTCCGCTGCGACCACCTGTTTCTGGAATGCCGAAGACCGCAAGGGGCCAGAGCACCGGATCAACATCATCGACACCCCGGGCCACGTTGACTTCACCATTGAAGTCGAACGTTCGCTGCGTGTGCTCGATGGCGCGGTAGCCTGTTTTGACGGCGTTGCCGGCGTGGAGCCACAGTCCGAAACCGTATGGCGCCAGGCTGACAAATATAAAGTGCCGCGGATGTGCTTCATCAACAAGCTCGACCGCACCGGCGCCAATTTTAAATTCTGTGTCGATTCGATTGTAGAGCGTCTCGGCGCGACGCCGGCTGTTCTCTATCTTCCGATCGGCATGGAAGCCGATCTGGTTGGCCTGGTCGACCTCGTCAACCAGCGTTCGATCACCTGGAAGAACGAAGATCTGGGCGCTGAATATACCTATGGCGAAATTCCTGCGGACATGGTCGACGAAGCTGCCGACTATCGCGAGAAGCTCATCGAACTTGCTGTCGAGCAGGACGATGATGTCATGGAACAATATCTCGAAGGCAACGAGCCTGATGTCGCGACCCTGAAGGCGCTGATCCGCAAGGGCACGCTGAACCAGAGCTTCGTGCCTGTGCTGTGCGGCTCCGCATTCAAGAACAAGGGCGTCCAGCCTCTGCTCGACGCTGTTGTCGACTATATGCCAAGCCCGCTCGACGTTCCGGCCATTAAGGGCGTGAAGCTTGACGGCGAAACCGAAGATACACGGCCATCGTCCGATGACGAGCCGTTCTCGGCGCTGGCGTTCAAGGTCATGAACGATCCGTTCGTGGGCACGCTGACCTTCTGCCGCATCTATTCCGGCAAGCTGGAAAAGGGCACCTTGCTGAACTCGGTCAAGGACAAGAAGGAAAAAGTCGGCCGTATCCTCGAAATGCACTCCAATGACCGTAAGGACATTGAAGAGGCATTCGCAGGCGACATCGTTGCTCTGGCGGGTATGAAAACGACCACCACCGGTGACACGCTGTGTGACCCGGCCAACCCGATCATTCTGGAACGGATGGAATTCCCCGAGCCGGTTATCGAGCTTTCGGTGGAGCCAAAGACCAAGGCCGACCAGGAAAAGATGGGCGTTGCCCTGAACCGCCTGGCGGCTGAGGATCCAAGCTTCCGCGTGACGACCGATCACGAATCGGGCCAGACGATCATCAAGGGCATGGGCGAGCTTCACCTCGACATTCTCGTCGATCGCATGCGTCGCGAATTCAAGGTCGAAGCCAATGTCGGTGCGCCGCAGGTGGCGTATCGCGAATCGCTCGGCAAGGCTGTCGACATCGATTATACGCATAAGAAACAGTCCGGTGGTTCCGGCCAGTTCGCGCGTATCAAGTTCGAAGTCACTCCGGGCGAGCGCGGATCGGGCATTACCTTTGAAGACGAAATCAAGGGCGGTAATATTCCGAAGGAATATATCCCGTCGGTTGAAAAGGGCATGCGCGAAACGGCTGAAACCGGTTCGCTGATCGGCTTCCCGATCATCGACTTCAACATCCGTGTCTATGACGGCGCCTACCATGACGTCGACAGCTCGGCGCTGGCCTTTGAAATCGCAGCCCGTGCAGCAATGCGCGAAGCGGCGCAGAAGTCCGGCATCAAGCTGCTTGAACCGATCATGAAGGTTGAAGTTATCACACCGGAAGAATATCTTGGTGACGTGATCGGCGATCTCAACTCCCGCCGTGGCCAGATCCAGGGTACGGACACTCGCGGTATCGCCCAGGCTGTGGACGCCATGGTGCCGCTGGCCAACATGTTCGGCTATGTGAACGAATTGCGTTCTTTCTCGCAGGGGCGTGCGCAATATTCGATGCAATTCTCTCATTACGAGGAAGTGCCGAACAATGTGGCTGAAGAGATCAAGGAGAAAATGGCTTAA
- the rpsG gene encoding 30S ribosomal protein S7: MSRRRRPEKRVILPDPKFKDLVLSKFMNNLMMDGKKSTAERIVYGAFDSVEAKAKKDPLQLFHDALNNIKPGIEVRSRRVGGATYQVPVEVRPERAQALAIRWMISAARGRSETTMAARLSGEILDASNNRGNAVKKREDAHKMAEANRAFAHYRW; encoded by the coding sequence ATGTCACGTCGTCGTCGTCCCGAAAAACGGGTTATCCTGCCCGATCCGAAATTCAAGGATCTGGTGCTTTCGAAATTCATGAACAACCTGATGATGGATGGTAAGAAATCCACCGCAGAACGGATTGTTTATGGTGCATTTGACAGCGTTGAAGCCAAGGCCAAGAAAGACCCGCTTCAACTGTTCCATGATGCGCTCAACAACATCAAGCCGGGTATCGAAGTCCGCAGCCGCCGTGTCGGTGGTGCGACCTATCAGGTTCCCGTCGAAGTGCGTCCCGAACGTGCGCAGGCTCTGGCGATCCGCTGGATGATCTCTGCCGCTCGCGGCCGCAGCGAAACCACAATGGCAGCGCGTCTGTCGGGTGAAATTCTGGACGCTTCCAACAATCGCGGCAACGCGGTGAAGAAGCGCGAAGATGCGCACAAGATGGCGGAAGCCAACCGTGCCTTTGCTCACTACCGCTGGTAG
- the rpsC gene encoding 30S ribosomal protein S3 has translation MGQKSNPIGLRLQINRTWDSRWYAEGSNYGDLLMEDIKMRKYIFENLPQAAISKVVIERPAKTCRVSIYAARPGVIIGKKGADIEKLRRKLSDMSSGDVSLNIVEIRKPEVDAKLVAQGIGDQLIRRVAFRRAMKRAVQSALRLGAEGIKIVCGGRLGGAEIARVEWYREGRVPLHTLRANIDYAEYEALTAYGIIGIKVWIFKGEILGHDPMAQDRLNVEAQTSGVRPQHQR, from the coding sequence ATGGGTCAAAAGAGTAATCCTATCGGGCTTCGCCTGCAGATCAACCGGACCTGGGACAGCCGCTGGTATGCGGAAGGTTCCAACTATGGCGATCTCTTGATGGAAGACATCAAGATGCGCAAATATATCTTTGAAAACCTGCCACAGGCAGCGATTTCGAAGGTTGTGATCGAGCGTCCGGCCAAGACCTGCCGCGTTTCCATCTATGCTGCTCGCCCCGGTGTGATCATCGGCAAGAAAGGCGCGGATATTGAAAAGCTGCGTCGCAAGCTGAGCGACATGTCGTCCGGTGACGTTTCGCTGAACATCGTTGAGATCCGCAAGCCGGAAGTCGATGCGAAGCTGGTAGCGCAGGGCATTGGTGATCAGCTGATCCGCCGCGTTGCTTTCCGTCGCGCGATGAAGCGTGCGGTTCAGTCCGCTCTGCGTCTCGGTGCCGAAGGCATCAAGATTGTTTGCGGTGGCCGTCTGGGCGGAGCAGAAATTGCCCGCGTTGAATGGTATCGTGAAGGCCGCGTTCCGTTGCACACGCTGCGCGCCAATATCGATTATGCCGAATATGAAGCGCTGACCGCTTACGGCATCATCGGTATCAAGGTATGGATTTTTAAAGGCGAGATATTGGGTCACGACCCGATGGCTCAGGATCGGTTGAATGTCGAAGCGCAGACTTCCGGCGTCCGTCCGCAGCACCAACGTTGA